The Kitasatospora paranensis genome has a window encoding:
- a CDS encoding inorganic phosphate transporter — protein sequence MNTAALIAVVGVAFFFTYTNGFHDSANAIATSVSTRALTPRAALAMAAVMNLAGAFLGSGVAKTVSSGIIETPTGSQGMAILFAALVGAITWNLVTWYFGLPSSSSHALFGGMVGAALAGGTEVIWSGVVDKIIIPMIVSPVVGLVGGFLVMLAILWIFRRANPHRAKRNFRVAQTASAAAMALAHGLQDAQKTMGVVVLALTISGHQSGSEIPIWVKISCATMLSLGTYAGGWRIMRTLGRKIIELDPPQGFASEATASTVMYITSFVYAAPISTTHVITSAIMGVGATKRVRAVRWGVAKNIVMGWFITMPAAALVAAAMYGIVDLILL from the coding sequence GTGAACACGGCAGCACTGATCGCCGTCGTCGGCGTGGCCTTCTTCTTCACCTACACCAACGGTTTCCACGACTCCGCGAACGCCATCGCGACCTCCGTCTCGACCCGGGCGCTCACGCCGCGGGCGGCCCTGGCGATGGCCGCGGTGATGAACCTGGCCGGCGCCTTCCTCGGCTCCGGGGTGGCGAAGACCGTCTCCAGCGGCATCATCGAGACGCCGACCGGCAGCCAGGGGATGGCGATCCTCTTCGCCGCCCTGGTCGGGGCCATCACCTGGAACCTGGTCACCTGGTACTTCGGCCTGCCGTCCTCCTCCTCGCACGCCCTGTTCGGCGGCATGGTGGGCGCGGCGCTGGCCGGCGGCACCGAGGTGATCTGGAGCGGCGTCGTCGACAAGATCATCATCCCGATGATCGTCTCGCCCGTGGTCGGCCTGGTCGGCGGCTTCCTGGTGATGCTGGCGATCCTGTGGATCTTCCGGCGGGCCAACCCGCACCGGGCCAAGCGCAACTTCCGGGTCGCGCAGACCGCCTCGGCCGCCGCCATGGCACTGGCCCACGGCCTGCAGGACGCCCAGAAGACGATGGGCGTGGTGGTCCTGGCGCTCACCATCTCGGGCCACCAGTCCGGCAGCGAGATCCCGATCTGGGTCAAGATCTCCTGCGCCACGATGCTCTCGCTGGGCACGTACGCGGGCGGCTGGCGCATCATGCGCACCCTCGGCCGCAAGATCATCGAGCTGGACCCGCCCCAGGGGTTCGCGTCCGAGGCGACCGCCTCGACCGTCATGTACATCACGTCGTTCGTCTACGCGGCGCCGATCTCCACCACCCACGTGATCACCTCGGCGATCATGGGTGTGGGTGCCACCAAGCGCGTCCGCGCCGTCCGCTGGGGCGTCGCCAAGAACATCGTGATGGGCTGGTTCATCACCATGCCGGCCGCCGCGCTGGTCGCCGCGGCCATGTACGGGATCGTCGACCTGATCCTCCTCTGA
- a CDS encoding DUF47 domain-containing protein, producing MRFSLTPKETSFYDMFTAAAENLVVGSKLLLELLGSDVSARAEIVERMRAAEHAGDDTTHAIFHQLNSSFITPFDREDIYTLAGSLDDIMDFMEEAVDLVVLYDIESLPKGVEQQIEVLARAAELTAEAMPNLRSMQNLTEYWIEINRLENQADQIHRKLLAHLFSGQYDAIEVLKLKQVVDVLEEAADAFEHVANTVETIAVKES from the coding sequence GTGCGTTTTAGCCTGACCCCGAAGGAGACGAGCTTCTACGACATGTTCACCGCCGCGGCGGAGAACCTCGTCGTCGGGTCGAAGCTCCTGCTGGAACTGCTGGGATCGGACGTGTCGGCCCGCGCGGAGATCGTCGAGCGCATGCGCGCCGCCGAGCACGCCGGGGACGACACCACCCACGCGATCTTCCACCAGCTGAACTCCTCCTTCATCACGCCCTTCGACCGCGAGGACATCTACACCCTCGCCGGCTCGCTGGACGACATCATGGACTTCATGGAGGAGGCGGTCGACCTGGTCGTGCTCTACGACATCGAGTCCCTCCCCAAGGGCGTCGAGCAGCAGATCGAGGTGCTGGCCCGGGCGGCCGAACTGACCGCGGAGGCGATGCCCAACCTGCGGTCGATGCAGAACCTCACCGAGTACTGGATCGAGATCAACCGGCTGGAGAACCAGGCCGACCAGATCCACCGCAAGCTGCTGGCGCACCTCTTCTCCGGCCAGTACGACGCGATCGAGGTGCTGAAGCTGAAGCAGGTCGTCGACGTCCTGGAAGAGGCCGCCGACGCGTTCGAGCACGTGGCCAACACGGTGGAGACCATCGCGGTCAAGGAGTCCTGA
- a CDS encoding metal-sensitive transcriptional regulator, whose product MTTIQTRTQGPEPEPAAGTDDVTAEAGAHHHGPHGYTAQKNEHLKRLRRIEGQIRGLQRMVDEDVYCIDILTQVSAGTKALQSFALSLLEEHLRHCVAAAAEEGGAELDGKVAEATAAIARLLRT is encoded by the coding sequence ATGACCACGATTCAGACGCGTACCCAGGGCCCGGAGCCGGAGCCCGCGGCCGGCACCGACGACGTCACCGCCGAGGCGGGGGCGCACCACCACGGCCCGCACGGCTACACCGCGCAGAAGAACGAGCACCTCAAGCGGCTGCGCCGGATCGAGGGACAGATCCGCGGGCTCCAGCGGATGGTCGACGAGGACGTCTACTGCATCGACATCCTCACCCAGGTGTCGGCCGGGACGAAGGCGCTGCAGTCCTTCGCGCTGTCGCTGCTGGAGGAGCACCTGAGGCACTGCGTCGCGGCCGCCGCCGAGGAGGGCGGCGCCGAGCTGGACGGCAAGGTCGCGGAGGCCACCGCGGCCATCGCCCGTCTGCTGCGTACCTGA
- a CDS encoding phosphatase PAP2 family protein has translation MSTLLADTGNPDLGLLRAVNGLAAAAPAWLDSLVSWIGEYGILLGLAAVCATAWLQARRRPDAPVAVAGLLWAPLSVAIAEVANLPISAIVDRPRPFVTHPDLDVLVDGKAGTLSFVSDHSTMSMGIAVALYLVNRRLGLVAGALALLQGFCRMYMGVHYPTDVIGGYALATAVVLLLAPLAMAVLVPFCHAVARTAAAPLIVAPAGARPPAAGSRSAPPGSRPATPTWRPDPARTGACGRRATRAPRPPRGGRRGRGGPGPANGGPRPASRTRSARSRTNRVPRPSPGGARKGLGRLRPAARSARIHGSSPRPGRADRSARRSPVTHTASTRWAGQASAHPGRRLAGHRGPRGLCRS, from the coding sequence GTGTCGACGCTGCTCGCCGACACGGGCAACCCCGACCTCGGCCTGCTGCGCGCGGTCAACGGCCTGGCCGCGGCCGCACCGGCGTGGCTGGACTCACTGGTCTCCTGGATCGGGGAGTACGGGATCCTGCTGGGCCTGGCCGCCGTCTGCGCGACCGCCTGGCTGCAGGCCCGCCGCCGGCCGGACGCCCCGGTCGCCGTCGCCGGCCTGCTCTGGGCGCCGCTCTCGGTCGCCATCGCCGAGGTGGCCAACCTGCCGATCTCCGCGATCGTCGACCGCCCCCGGCCGTTCGTCACCCACCCCGACCTCGACGTGCTGGTCGACGGCAAGGCGGGCACGCTCTCCTTCGTCAGCGACCACTCGACGATGTCGATGGGTATCGCCGTCGCGCTGTACCTGGTCAACCGCCGGCTCGGGCTGGTCGCGGGCGCACTCGCCCTGCTGCAGGGCTTCTGCCGGATGTACATGGGCGTCCACTACCCGACCGACGTGATCGGCGGCTACGCGCTCGCCACCGCCGTGGTGCTGCTGCTGGCGCCCCTCGCGATGGCCGTCCTGGTGCCGTTCTGCCACGCGGTGGCCCGGACGGCCGCCGCACCGCTGATCGTCGCCCCCGCCGGGGCGCGGCCGCCCGCGGCCGGCAGCAGGAGCGCGCCGCCCGGGAGCCGGCCCGCGACTCCGACCTGGCGGCCTGACCCGGCCCGTACGGGAGCGTGCGGGCGCAGGGCTACCCGTGCCCCGCGGCCTCCGCGAGGTGGTCGGCGAGGTCGCGGCGGGCCCGGTCCCGCGAACGGCGGCCCGAGGCCTGCCAGCCGCACGCGCAGCGCGCGAAGCAGAACGAACCGCGTTCCTCGACCGTCGCCCGGTGGAGCTCGGAAGGGGCTGGGCCGGCTCCGGCCGGCTGCTCGCTCTGCACGGATTCACGGTAGCTCTCCCCGACCGGGGCGCGCGGACCGTTCCGCACGCCGGTCGCCCGTAACCCACACGGCCTCAACTCGTTGGGCCGGACAGGCCTCCGCCCACCCGGGGCGGCGGCTTGCCGGGCATCGGGGCCCGAGGGGGTTGTGTCGATCGTGA
- a CDS encoding bifunctional lytic transglycosylase/C40 family peptidase, which produces MVLRRAGTAAVAAAVVTIGFAGLVAVGTFAAGGAPQGDRNNLALSSGTVPAVYQPLIQKWGTLCPEISPPMLAAQLYQESGFDPTAKSPAKAYGMAQFLEATWATYGVDANSDGKRDIWDPADAIASAATYDCALAKDVSTVPGDRQANMLAAYNAGPYAVIKAGGVPSYRETQGYVRNIQSLARSFTAPVANTAIAASQQAAGAIYFAQTKIGIPYEWGGEGLPSQAGRFDCSGLTQAAFKSVGITLPRVANDQWYAGEHPSRDQLRPGDLVFFANDLSDPRSIHHVGIYVGGGYMIDAPHTGAVTRYDTIDQKGYFGATRVTGDGAGALPVRGTDGTISGGRGPATS; this is translated from the coding sequence ATGGTACTCCGCAGAGCGGGTACGGCGGCGGTCGCGGCCGCGGTCGTGACGATCGGATTCGCCGGTCTCGTCGCCGTGGGCACCTTCGCCGCCGGCGGCGCACCGCAGGGCGACCGCAACAATCTCGCGCTCTCCAGCGGCACCGTCCCGGCGGTCTATCAGCCGCTGATCCAGAAATGGGGCACCCTCTGCCCGGAGATCTCGCCGCCGATGCTGGCCGCGCAGCTCTACCAGGAGAGCGGATTCGACCCGACGGCCAAGAGCCCGGCCAAGGCGTACGGCATGGCGCAGTTCCTGGAGGCCACCTGGGCCACCTACGGCGTGGACGCCAACAGCGACGGCAAGCGGGACATCTGGGACCCGGCCGACGCCATCGCCTCCGCCGCCACCTACGACTGCGCGCTCGCCAAGGACGTCTCGACCGTCCCCGGCGACCGCCAGGCCAACATGCTCGCCGCCTACAACGCCGGCCCGTACGCGGTGATAAAGGCCGGCGGGGTCCCCTCCTACCGGGAGACCCAGGGCTACGTCCGCAACATCCAGTCGCTGGCCCGCAGCTTCACCGCACCGGTCGCGAACACCGCCATCGCCGCCTCGCAGCAGGCCGCCGGCGCGATCTACTTCGCCCAGACCAAGATCGGCATCCCCTACGAGTGGGGAGGTGAGGGTCTGCCCTCGCAGGCCGGCCGGTTCGACTGCTCGGGCCTCACCCAGGCCGCCTTCAAGTCCGTCGGGATCACCCTGCCGCGCGTCGCGAACGACCAGTGGTACGCCGGCGAGCACCCGTCCCGCGACCAACTCCGCCCGGGCGACCTGGTCTTCTTCGCCAACGACCTGAGCGACCCGCGCTCCATCCACCACGTCGGCATCTACGTCGGCGGCGGCTACATGATCGACGCCCCGCACACCGGCGCCGTGACCCGCTACGACACCATCGACCAGAAGGGCTACTTCGGCGCCACCCGGGTCACCGGCGACGGCGCGGGCGCGCTGCCCGTCCGCGGCACCGACGGCACCATCAGCGGCGGCCGGGGCCCGGCCACGAGCTGA
- a CDS encoding SCO6880 family protein translates to MSSEPQFGTQYAQPYVHQRRTYLIGKSRPNAPIGRNRESGEIILIIFGAFLGMMWGLLMPVLPLRIAGLIGLPLLAIMAVYVPYRRRTFYKWVEINRTYRRTVRSGRAQWKSEVIDAGTRLDGREVEIGPPPGVGRLRWLSAPFGPDEVGVLMHLERRTVTAAIEIEGPGVGLRDSEDQETLVDRFGTLLKHVANGDGFVTRLQMLARTLPADPDAHAKDVERRGDHDAPRWLQDSYDQLQSMVSTSSEQHRAYLVACMHYTRDLAAEAHAMGRTADGRRQRDDEGLATVMARELTDICARLAEADIRVRQPLGQARLASLVHSMYDPDHPIDHIQAMSRRNAWPAELDATHPQMLAAKTRESATREPWCHATAWIKEWPLTPVGVNFLAPLLVHTPDVIRTVAVTMELEPTDVAIERMLTEKTNDEAEASRAAKMNRTVDPRDLAHTGRVDQRGDDLASGAAGVNLVGYITVSSRSPEALARDKRTIRASAGKSYLKLEWCDREHHRAFVNTLPFATGIRR, encoded by the coding sequence GTGAGCAGCGAACCGCAGTTCGGCACCCAGTACGCCCAGCCGTACGTGCACCAGCGCCGGACGTACCTGATCGGCAAGTCCCGGCCGAACGCGCCGATCGGGCGCAACCGGGAGTCCGGCGAGATCATCCTGATCATCTTCGGCGCCTTCCTCGGCATGATGTGGGGCCTGCTGATGCCCGTCCTGCCGCTGCGGATCGCCGGCCTGATCGGCCTGCCGCTGCTCGCCATCATGGCCGTCTACGTGCCGTACCGGCGGCGGACCTTCTACAAGTGGGTGGAGATCAACCGCACCTACCGCCGCACCGTCCGCAGCGGCCGGGCGCAGTGGAAGTCCGAGGTGATCGACGCCGGGACGAGGCTGGACGGCCGCGAGGTCGAGATCGGCCCGCCGCCCGGCGTCGGCCGGCTGCGCTGGCTCTCCGCGCCGTTCGGGCCGGACGAGGTCGGTGTCCTGATGCACCTGGAGCGCCGCACCGTCACCGCCGCGATCGAGATCGAGGGCCCCGGCGTGGGCCTGCGCGACTCGGAGGACCAGGAGACCCTGGTCGACCGGTTCGGCACGCTGCTCAAGCACGTCGCCAACGGCGACGGCTTCGTGACCCGCCTCCAGATGCTGGCCCGCACCCTGCCCGCCGACCCGGACGCGCACGCCAAGGACGTCGAGCGCCGCGGCGACCACGACGCCCCGCGCTGGCTGCAGGATTCGTACGACCAGCTCCAGTCGATGGTCTCCACCTCCTCGGAGCAGCACCGCGCGTACCTGGTCGCCTGCATGCACTACACCCGGGACCTCGCCGCCGAGGCGCACGCCATGGGCCGTACCGCCGACGGCCGCCGCCAGCGCGACGACGAGGGCCTGGCCACCGTGATGGCCCGTGAGCTGACCGACATCTGCGCCCGCCTCGCCGAGGCGGACATCCGGGTCCGCCAGCCGCTCGGGCAGGCCCGGCTCGCCTCGCTGGTCCACTCGATGTACGACCCGGACCACCCGATCGACCACATCCAGGCGATGTCCCGGCGCAACGCCTGGCCGGCCGAACTGGACGCCACCCACCCGCAGATGCTGGCCGCGAAGACCCGCGAGTCGGCGACCCGCGAGCCGTGGTGCCACGCCACCGCGTGGATCAAGGAATGGCCGCTGACCCCGGTCGGCGTCAACTTCCTCGCCCCGCTGCTGGTGCACACCCCGGACGTGATCCGCACGGTGGCCGTCACCATGGAGCTGGAGCCCACCGACGTGGCCATCGAGCGGATGCTCACCGAGAAGACCAACGACGAGGCGGAGGCCAGCCGCGCCGCCAAGATGAACCGCACCGTCGACCCGCGCGACCTCGCCCACACCGGCCGGGTCGACCAGCGCGGCGACGACCTCGCCTCCGGCGCCGCCGGGGTCAACCTGGTCGGCTACATCACGGTCTCCTCCCGCAGCCCCGAGGCGCTCGCCCGCGACAAGCGCACCATCCGGGCCTCGGCCGGCAAGAGCTACCTGAAACTCGAATGGTGCGACCGCGAGCACCACCGTGCCTTCGTCAACACCCTGCCCTTCGCGACCGGCATCCGACGCTGA
- a CDS encoding ATP-binding protein, with protein sequence MFGKVETTRLPVRTSTGQAQAVYLPTAAPGLGDSGVIIGREVYSGKGYVYDPFQLYGQQLPAPHWLVLGESGNGKSALEKTYVLRQLRFRDRQVVVLDAQGEDGVGEWNLIANALGIKSIRLDPMAARDGGVKLNPLDPSITTTGQLSLLRTIIEVAMGRSLEERAGFALKAAHAHVHATVRDRQPVLDDIITTLRSPDLSSVESLGVGVGDVQSWGLDVALVLDRLVDGDLRGMFDGPTSAGIDLDAPLIVFDLSHIDRNSIAMPILMAIVGVWLEHTWLRPDRVKRIFLVEEAWHIINSPFVAQLFQRLLKFGRRLGLSFVAVVHHLSDVVDGAAAREASAILKMASTRTIYMQKAEEARATGRVLGLPRWAVEIIPTLSPGIAVWDVNGNVQVVKHIITEAERPLVYTDRAMTEDAVAERQRAEQHLAAEPGR encoded by the coding sequence ATGTTCGGCAAGGTGGAGACCACCCGGCTGCCCGTGCGCACCTCCACCGGCCAGGCCCAGGCGGTCTACCTGCCGACCGCCGCCCCCGGCCTCGGCGACTCCGGCGTGATCATCGGCCGCGAGGTCTACAGCGGCAAGGGCTACGTCTACGACCCCTTCCAGCTGTACGGCCAGCAGCTGCCCGCCCCGCACTGGCTGGTGCTGGGCGAGTCCGGCAACGGCAAGTCCGCGCTGGAGAAGACCTACGTGCTGCGCCAGCTGCGCTTCCGCGACCGCCAGGTGGTGGTCCTGGACGCGCAGGGCGAGGACGGCGTCGGCGAGTGGAACCTGATCGCCAACGCGCTGGGCATAAAGTCCATCCGGCTCGACCCGATGGCGGCCCGGGACGGCGGCGTCAAGCTCAACCCGCTCGACCCGTCGATCACCACCACCGGCCAGCTGTCGCTGCTGCGCACCATCATCGAGGTCGCGATGGGCCGCTCCCTGGAGGAGCGGGCCGGCTTCGCCCTCAAGGCGGCGCACGCCCACGTGCACGCCACGGTGCGGGACCGCCAGCCCGTCCTGGACGACATCATCACCACCCTGCGCAGCCCCGACCTCTCCTCGGTGGAGTCGCTCGGGGTGGGCGTCGGCGACGTGCAGTCCTGGGGCCTGGACGTGGCGCTGGTGCTGGACCGCCTGGTCGACGGCGACCTGCGCGGCATGTTCGACGGCCCGACCTCGGCCGGCATCGACCTGGACGCGCCGCTGATCGTCTTCGACCTCTCGCACATCGACCGCAACTCGATCGCGATGCCGATCCTGATGGCGATCGTCGGCGTCTGGCTGGAGCACACCTGGCTGCGGCCGGACCGGGTGAAGCGGATCTTCCTGGTCGAAGAGGCCTGGCACATCATCAACAGCCCGTTCGTGGCCCAGCTGTTCCAGCGGCTGCTGAAGTTCGGGCGCCGGCTCGGCCTGTCCTTCGTGGCGGTCGTCCACCACCTGTCCGACGTGGTGGACGGCGCGGCCGCGCGGGAGGCCTCGGCGATCCTCAAGATGGCCTCCACCCGCACCATCTACATGCAGAAGGCCGAGGAGGCGAGAGCCACCGGTCGGGTGCTCGGCCTGCCCCGGTGGGCGGTGGAGATCATTCCGACGCTGTCGCCGGGCATCGCGGTCTGGGACGTCAACGGCAATGTCCAAGTGGTCAAGCACATCATCACCGAGGCGGAGCGTCCGCTCGTCTACACCGACCGCGCGATGACCGAGGACGCCGTGGCGGAGCGTCAGCGGGCCGAGCAGCACCTGGCGGCCGAGCCCGGACGGTGA
- a CDS encoding bifunctional metallophosphatase/5'-nucleotidase produces MSRTGQTGRFRRAKLAAAAVGLLGTLLVPGVAQAHGHHRPSTEDLQLLAINDFHGNLEPPAGSSGTVKEIDPATGQTVSTPAGGVEYLATALRQAREGHRNTLTVAAGDIVGASPLLSGLFHDEPTIEAMNKLGLDVTSVGNHEFDEGSKELLRLQNGGCHPTDGCYAKGRKFKGADFEYLAANVTSEKTGRPILDPYWVTEVHGVKVGFIGVTLEGTPNIVTAAGVQGLKFGNEVTTINKYAAELKRKGVNSIVALIHEGGYPASPVYNYDCGAAGAGISGPIVDIAKKIDPAVGAIVTGHTHNAYACSIPDPNGVPRSVTSAASFGRLYTEIDLKLDKRTGAIVRPSVTAANHVVRRDVPKAPDMTKLIGYYNTIAAPIANRPVGYIAADINGRGSTDLEKPLGDVIADAQLAGLAPADKGGAQLAFMNPGGIRADLVYKASGSEGDGVVTYGEAFTVQPFTNMMQVKTLTGAQVIQVLQQQVSGLNEAAPKVLQVAGLTYSLDMTKSGADRVVVPSVKLGGTPIDPAASYRVAANEFLAGGGDGFPAFTAGTDKLVGASDLDLFTAYLSAHSSAASPLAVPAEDRITVLGGGTDQD; encoded by the coding sequence ATGTCCAGAACCGGTCAGACCGGGAGATTCCGCCGCGCGAAGCTGGCCGCGGCCGCAGTCGGCCTCCTCGGCACCCTGCTGGTGCCCGGCGTCGCCCAGGCACACGGCCACCACCGGCCCAGCACCGAGGACCTCCAGCTCCTCGCCATCAACGACTTCCACGGCAACCTGGAACCCCCGGCCGGCTCCTCCGGCACGGTCAAGGAGATCGACCCGGCGACCGGCCAGACCGTCTCCACCCCGGCCGGTGGCGTGGAGTACCTCGCCACCGCGCTGCGGCAGGCCCGCGAGGGCCACCGCAACACCCTCACCGTCGCCGCCGGCGACATCGTCGGCGCCAGCCCGCTGCTGTCCGGCCTGTTCCACGACGAGCCGACCATCGAGGCGATGAACAAGCTCGGCCTGGACGTCACCAGCGTCGGCAACCACGAGTTCGACGAGGGCTCCAAGGAGCTCCTGCGCCTGCAGAACGGTGGCTGCCACCCCACCGACGGCTGCTACGCCAAGGGCCGGAAGTTCAAGGGCGCCGACTTCGAGTACCTGGCCGCCAACGTGACCAGCGAGAAGACCGGCCGGCCGATCCTCGACCCGTACTGGGTCACCGAGGTGCACGGCGTGAAGGTCGGCTTCATCGGCGTCACCCTGGAGGGCACGCCGAACATCGTCACCGCGGCGGGCGTGCAGGGCCTGAAGTTCGGCAACGAGGTCACCACGATCAACAAGTACGCCGCGGAGCTCAAGCGCAAGGGCGTCAACTCGATCGTCGCCCTGATCCACGAGGGCGGCTACCCGGCCAGCCCGGTCTACAACTACGACTGCGGCGCCGCCGGCGCGGGCATCTCCGGCCCGATCGTCGACATCGCCAAGAAGATCGACCCGGCCGTGGGCGCCATCGTCACCGGCCACACCCACAACGCCTACGCCTGCTCCATCCCGGACCCGAACGGCGTGCCGCGCTCGGTGACCAGCGCGGCCTCCTTCGGCCGGCTCTACACCGAGATCGACCTGAAGCTGGACAAGCGCACCGGCGCCATCGTCCGCCCGTCGGTGACCGCCGCCAACCACGTCGTCCGCCGGGACGTGCCCAAGGCGCCCGACATGACCAAGCTGATCGGCTACTACAACACCATCGCCGCGCCGATCGCCAACCGCCCGGTCGGGTACATCGCCGCCGATATCAACGGCCGCGGCTCCACCGACCTGGAGAAGCCGCTCGGCGACGTCATCGCCGACGCCCAGCTCGCCGGTCTCGCCCCGGCCGACAAGGGCGGTGCGCAGCTCGCCTTCATGAACCCCGGCGGCATCCGCGCCGACCTGGTGTACAAGGCCTCCGGCAGCGAGGGCGACGGGGTGGTGACCTACGGCGAGGCGTTCACCGTCCAGCCGTTCACCAACATGATGCAGGTCAAGACGCTGACCGGCGCCCAGGTGATCCAGGTGCTGCAGCAGCAGGTGAGCGGGCTGAACGAGGCCGCGCCGAAGGTCCTCCAGGTCGCGGGGCTGACCTACTCCCTGGACATGACCAAGTCCGGTGCCGACCGGGTGGTCGTCCCGTCGGTGAAGCTCGGCGGCACGCCGATCGACCCGGCGGCCTCCTACCGGGTCGCCGCCAACGAGTTCCTGGCCGGCGGCGGCGACGGCTTCCCGGCCTTCACCGCGGGCACCGACAAGCTGGTCGGCGCCTCCGACCTGGACCTCTTCACCGCCTACCTGTCCGCGCACAGCTCGGCGGCGAGCCCGCTCGCCGTCCCGGCCGAGGACCGCATCACCGTCCTCGGCGGCGGCACCGACCAGGACTGA
- a CDS encoding sensor histidine kinase gives MALHEIAERAVERARLRGPGLAFDVRIDPWYVQGDAADLERAVINLLDNAVKYSPPGGRVDVSLSAGRLTVRDHGPGIPPDELQYVFDRFWRSPSSRQLPGSGLGLSIVAQTVRDTGGEVALGPAMDGGPGALATVLLPGQPDLPQ, from the coding sequence GTGGCGCTGCACGAGATCGCCGAGCGGGCGGTGGAGCGGGCCCGGCTGCGCGGGCCCGGCCTGGCCTTCGACGTGAGAATCGACCCCTGGTACGTGCAGGGGGACGCGGCCGACCTGGAGCGCGCCGTGATCAACCTGCTGGACAACGCGGTGAAGTACAGCCCGCCGGGCGGACGGGTGGACGTGTCGCTCTCCGCCGGCCGGCTGACGGTCCGTGACCACGGCCCCGGTATCCCGCCGGACGAGCTGCAGTACGTCTTCGACCGGTTCTGGCGCTCGCCGTCCTCACGGCAGCTGCCGGGCAGCGGGCTGGGCCTGTCGATCGTGGCGCAGACCGTCCGGGACACCGGCGGCGAGGTGGCGCTGGGCCCCGCCATGGACGGCGGCCCGGGTGCGCTGGCGACCGTGCTGCTGCCGGGGCAGCCGGACCTGCCGCAGTGA
- a CDS encoding histidine kinase dimerization/phospho-acceptor domain-containing protein, which produces MKLTGRLTGWFRGRSLRSRLAMLTAAAVAVAIALSALACWFIVRDRLYQQARDSLRGAPIVSGGPGDHRQQLVACGTTPQAAAESAAKEAAAVEATQTNLPPFGSRTPWVSQLVSTDGTICTPLSTSAKGIVVEPSDLRLLGQPPNKSTYRVGSFTGKGEPAMVRVSSVTLTVHNPTTQQDTTGDYVLLTATSLQDTQDSLRDLAFTLLGVAALGVVGAGFTGRIVARSALRPVDQLTDAVEHIARTEEVGTTIPVHGKDEIARLSTSFNSMSTALLNSRERQTRLIADAGHELRTPLTSLRTNVDLLIRSDDTGRPLPTATKTKLLGNMKAQMQELTLLIGDLLELSRPDSPSRTGSSPWWRCTRSPSGRWSGPGCAGPAWPST; this is translated from the coding sequence GTGAAGCTCACCGGCCGGCTGACGGGGTGGTTCCGCGGGCGCTCGCTGCGGAGCAGGCTGGCCATGCTCACCGCGGCGGCGGTCGCCGTCGCCATCGCGCTCTCGGCCCTGGCATGCTGGTTCATCGTCAGGGACCGGCTGTACCAGCAGGCCCGGGACAGCCTGCGCGGCGCGCCGATCGTCAGCGGCGGCCCGGGCGACCACCGTCAGCAGTTGGTCGCCTGCGGCACCACCCCGCAGGCGGCCGCCGAGAGTGCGGCCAAGGAGGCCGCCGCGGTGGAGGCGACGCAGACGAACCTGCCGCCGTTCGGCAGCAGGACGCCGTGGGTCAGCCAGCTGGTGTCCACCGACGGGACGATCTGCACGCCGCTGTCCACCTCGGCCAAGGGCATCGTCGTCGAGCCGTCCGACCTCCGCCTGCTGGGCCAGCCGCCGAACAAGAGCACCTACCGGGTGGGCTCCTTCACCGGCAAGGGCGAGCCGGCGATGGTGCGGGTCAGCAGCGTCACCCTCACCGTCCACAATCCGACCACCCAGCAGGACACCACCGGCGACTACGTCCTGCTCACCGCCACGTCGCTGCAGGACACCCAGGACTCGCTCCGCGACCTGGCCTTCACCCTGCTCGGCGTCGCCGCGCTCGGGGTGGTGGGTGCCGGGTTCACCGGCCGGATCGTGGCCCGCTCGGCGCTGCGGCCGGTCGACCAGCTGACCGACGCGGTGGAGCACATCGCCCGCACCGAGGAGGTGGGCACCACCATCCCGGTCCACGGCAAGGACGAGATCGCCCGGCTCTCCACCTCGTTCAACTCGATGTCGACCGCGCTGCTGAACTCCCGGGAACGGCAGACCCGGCTGATCGCGGACGCCGGGCACGAACTGCGCACCCCGCTGACCTCGCTGCGGACCAACGTCGACCTGCTGATCCGCAGCGACGACACCGGGCGCCCGCTGCCGACCGCCACCAAGACGAAGCTGCTCGGGAACATGAAGGCGCAGATGCAGGAACTCACCCTGCTGATCGGCGACCTGCTGGAGCTCTCCCGCCCGGACTCCCCAAGCCGGACCGGAAGCTCTCCGTGGTGGCGCTGCACGAGATCGCCGAGCGGGCGGTGGAGCGGGCCCGGCTGCGCGGGCCCGGCCTGGCCTTCGACGTGA